In Arsenicicoccus sp. oral taxon 190, the following are encoded in one genomic region:
- a CDS encoding EcsC family protein, giving the protein MGIVDKITNAAIGKVAGSNSVDPATGQVSGDSRLNAPVTELVQKLLDFGIDGLGPLDGATAVADKAGRGRPVEAAVADVIKSHKKAAAAGGFVTGLGGFLTMPVALPANVVEFYIIATRMVAAIARLRGFDIDKPETRSAILLALVGADSRDDLLAKAGVVTTGRLSSLATQHLPASAVMMINKGVGFRLVARLGEKGLAKIAGRGLPVVGGVVGGGLDYYLLGRIADHAKKQFVAAP; this is encoded by the coding sequence GTGGGCATCGTCGACAAGATCACCAACGCGGCCATCGGCAAGGTCGCGGGCTCCAACTCCGTGGACCCGGCCACCGGCCAGGTGAGCGGGGACTCCCGGCTCAACGCCCCGGTCACCGAGCTCGTCCAGAAGCTCCTCGACTTCGGCATCGACGGCCTCGGGCCGCTGGACGGCGCCACCGCCGTCGCCGACAAGGCGGGCCGGGGGCGTCCCGTCGAGGCCGCCGTGGCCGACGTCATCAAGTCCCACAAGAAGGCGGCCGCCGCGGGCGGTTTCGTGACGGGGCTCGGTGGCTTCCTGACGATGCCAGTGGCGCTGCCCGCCAACGTCGTCGAGTTCTACATCATCGCCACCCGGATGGTCGCGGCGATCGCCCGGCTGCGCGGCTTCGACATCGACAAGCCCGAGACCCGGTCCGCGATCCTGCTGGCCCTGGTGGGCGCCGACTCCCGGGACGACCTGCTCGCCAAGGCCGGCGTCGTGACGACGGGTCGCCTGTCGAGCCTCGCCACCCAGCACCTGCCCGCCTCCGCCGTGATGATGATCAACAAGGGCGTGGGCTTCCGCCTGGTCGCCCGGCTCGGCGAGAAGGGCCTGGCCAAGATCGCCGGCAGGGGCCTGCCCGTGGTGGGCGGCGTCGTCGGCGGCGGCCTGGACTACTACCTGCTCGGTCGGATCGCCGATCACGCCAAGAAGCAGTTCGTCGCGGCCCCGTGA
- a CDS encoding RNA polymerase sigma factor yields the protein MRRKVVVTTVPNAASLPPEFAHPALQALLQLGATHGSIDSQQLGAALSEVALEPKRMKAVLRAIDAAGITVTLDPDHARAVAASAGGRPRTTLKSTAKKTVTKKAAVGAPTEDEEVPAAKAPARKTAAKKAATTRAAAGAAAKPAKATAKTAAKAAGTKAAPVDDADQAEPVDETDDDGPESLDDVEDVEVEDVDTDDTAATDDAEETVASDDADTDVAATPEAAAEAAPASAPAKGGKDAKKEDEETDGGFVYREDDEDDAPPQQVVTAGATADPVKDYLKQIGKVALLNAEQEVELAKRIEAGLFAEERLNSGDKIDMKLKRELWWISQDGKKAKNHLLEANLRLVVSLAKRYTGRGMLFLDLIQEGNLGLIRAVEKFDYTKGYKFSTYATWWIRQAITRAMADQARTIRIPVHMVEVINKLARVQRQMLQDLGREPTPEELAKELDMTPEKVVEVQKYGREPISLHTPLGEDGDSEFGDLIEDSEAVVPADAVSFTLLQEQLHSVLDTLSEREAGVVSMRFGLTDGQPKTLDEIGKVYGVTRERIRQIESKTMSKLRHPSRSQVLRDYLD from the coding sequence ATGCGACGAAAGGTTGTTGTGACCACCGTTCCCAACGCCGCTTCCCTCCCGCCCGAGTTCGCGCACCCGGCGCTGCAGGCGCTCCTGCAGCTGGGCGCCACCCACGGCTCCATCGACTCCCAGCAGCTGGGCGCTGCGCTGAGCGAGGTGGCCCTCGAGCCCAAGCGGATGAAGGCTGTCCTGCGCGCGATCGACGCCGCAGGGATCACCGTGACCCTCGACCCCGACCACGCCCGCGCCGTGGCGGCCTCGGCGGGTGGCCGGCCGCGCACCACGCTCAAGAGCACGGCCAAGAAGACCGTGACCAAGAAGGCCGCCGTCGGGGCCCCCACCGAGGACGAGGAGGTGCCGGCCGCCAAGGCGCCGGCCCGCAAGACCGCGGCCAAGAAGGCTGCCACCACCAGGGCTGCCGCCGGTGCCGCGGCCAAGCCCGCCAAGGCCACGGCCAAGACGGCCGCGAAGGCCGCAGGGACCAAGGCCGCCCCCGTCGACGACGCGGACCAGGCTGAGCCGGTCGACGAGACGGACGACGACGGTCCTGAGTCGCTCGACGACGTGGAGGACGTCGAGGTGGAGGACGTCGACACGGACGACACCGCGGCCACCGACGACGCCGAGGAGACCGTGGCCTCAGACGACGCGGACACCGACGTGGCCGCCACGCCCGAGGCTGCGGCCGAGGCCGCGCCCGCGTCCGCCCCCGCCAAGGGCGGCAAGGACGCCAAGAAGGAGGACGAGGAGACCGACGGCGGCTTCGTCTACCGCGAGGACGACGAGGACGACGCGCCGCCGCAGCAGGTCGTGACGGCGGGCGCGACGGCGGACCCGGTCAAGGACTACCTCAAGCAGATCGGCAAGGTGGCGCTCCTCAACGCAGAGCAGGAGGTCGAGCTCGCCAAGCGGATCGAGGCGGGCCTCTTCGCCGAGGAGCGGCTCAACTCCGGCGACAAGATCGACATGAAGCTCAAGCGTGAGCTGTGGTGGATCTCCCAGGACGGCAAGAAGGCCAAGAACCACCTGCTCGAGGCCAACCTGCGACTGGTGGTCTCGCTCGCCAAGCGCTACACCGGCCGCGGCATGCTCTTCCTGGACCTGATCCAGGAGGGCAACCTGGGTCTCATCCGCGCGGTCGAGAAGTTCGACTACACCAAGGGTTACAAGTTCTCGACCTACGCGACCTGGTGGATCCGGCAGGCGATCACGCGGGCCATGGCCGACCAGGCCCGCACGATCCGCATCCCCGTGCACATGGTCGAGGTCATCAACAAGCTGGCGCGCGTGCAGCGACAGATGCTGCAGGACCTGGGGCGCGAGCCCACCCCCGAGGAGCTCGCCAAGGAGCTCGACATGACCCCCGAGAAGGTCGTCGAGGTCCAGAAGTACGGCCGTGAGCCGATCTCGCTGCACACCCCCCTCGGTGAGGACGGCGACAGCGAGTTCGGCGACCTCATCGAGGACTCCGAGGCGGTCGTTCCCGCTGACGCCGTGAGCTTCACGCTGCTCCAGGAGCAGCTGCACTCAGTGCTCGACACGTTGTCCGAGCGGGAGGCCGGGGTCGTGTCGATGCGCTTCGGTCTCACCGACGGCCAGCCCAAGACGCTGGACGAGATCGGCAAGGTCTACGGCGTCACGCGCGAGCGGATCCGGCAGATCGAGTCCAAGACGATGTCCAAGCTGCGGCACCCGAGCCGTTCGCAGGTCCTGCGCGACTACCTGGACTGA
- a CDS encoding transglutaminase-like domain-containing protein, protein MSQTRPAETALAAAAVVVATWPLTTLLREQSWVGPTILVVALIAVAGLALRALRTPAWLVVVLQLILLALVTCLLHGLGSGPLGLPGSDVLDRLVHGLQEAGRTIRSYAAPAPATPGLRLLVGLLAGLVAVVVDHLVVARRSATLAGFPLLVVYLVSVVNTPGSLPAQYFCALAVAWLLLLVEQHRSRLGRWSTLTPSPTRYTRADDPSRQVARFAAAGRLVAVGAVLVAVLGQLALPDVPTRFVTEGLGRQQSNAGPALTFTSDVDITRSLGSRDPRPVLTYRTTGDADPPPLGVAMAKQYVDGHWRMLPTSATTQGTAGGNRSMPLPDGVAPDLPHTVATATFSDNGSVRPPQLAAPAPVLRADIDAPWRRDVTTGLLAVGRSVSDYSVQYAVPTLTPERLTRSDGNQEPYASAAFNDADYLDVDPASQDLVRSRTQQILEESRQSYGPRTSAYHKAMVIQQHLRSPAYTYSLTLAPLTPEEEAQGVSSADAVSHFLLTRRGYCTQFSTAMVMMARSEGIPARVVFGFLPGTQQARGERIVRAADAHAWPELFISGVGWTRFEPTPGGRSGLPPAWAEPPAATPTPTASSAAAPSTAARPTPTATATTTAAAAPGVGDQLRSWFTPGRVATLAVLLALALLLSLLPLRAAAVRRGRLRRASGPAAAVEAHWTTLAEQLGDLGMPPPQGHTPRMLRDHYTAYPLLGDDGKRALVRVLSTVERARYAPPGASASPTQVEADARTARKAVARSRTWTERLRAALLPTAGRH, encoded by the coding sequence GTGAGCCAGACCCGACCCGCCGAGACCGCGCTCGCGGCAGCCGCCGTCGTCGTCGCCACCTGGCCGCTCACGACGCTCCTGCGGGAGCAGAGCTGGGTCGGCCCCACCATCCTCGTGGTCGCTCTCATCGCGGTCGCCGGCCTCGCGCTGCGGGCCCTGCGCACACCCGCGTGGCTCGTCGTCGTGCTGCAGCTCATCCTCCTGGCCCTCGTGACGTGCCTGCTCCACGGCCTGGGCAGCGGGCCGCTGGGACTGCCCGGCAGCGACGTCCTGGACCGCCTGGTCCACGGGCTGCAGGAGGCCGGCCGCACGATCCGGTCGTATGCCGCCCCCGCGCCCGCCACCCCCGGGCTCCGGCTCCTCGTCGGGCTGCTGGCCGGCCTCGTCGCCGTCGTCGTCGACCATCTCGTCGTGGCCCGCCGGTCCGCGACGCTCGCCGGTTTCCCCCTGCTCGTGGTCTACCTGGTGTCCGTGGTCAACACCCCCGGGTCCCTGCCGGCGCAGTACTTCTGCGCGCTCGCCGTGGCCTGGCTGCTGCTGCTCGTGGAGCAGCACCGCTCCCGGCTGGGCCGGTGGAGCACCCTGACGCCCTCCCCCACCCGCTACACCCGCGCCGACGACCCCTCGCGGCAGGTCGCGCGGTTCGCCGCGGCGGGGCGGCTGGTGGCGGTAGGTGCCGTCCTGGTCGCGGTGCTCGGGCAGCTGGCCCTGCCGGACGTCCCCACCCGGTTCGTTACCGAGGGCCTCGGGCGGCAGCAGAGCAACGCCGGCCCGGCACTGACCTTCACCTCCGACGTGGACATCACCCGCAGCCTCGGCTCCCGCGACCCGCGGCCCGTCCTCACCTACCGCACCACCGGCGACGCCGACCCGCCGCCGCTGGGGGTCGCGATGGCCAAGCAGTACGTCGACGGCCACTGGCGCATGCTGCCCACCTCGGCCACGACGCAGGGCACGGCAGGCGGCAACCGGTCGATGCCGCTGCCCGACGGCGTCGCCCCCGACCTGCCGCACACCGTCGCCACCGCCACCTTCTCCGACAACGGATCGGTCCGCCCCCCGCAGCTCGCCGCGCCGGCCCCCGTCCTGCGCGCCGACATCGACGCCCCCTGGCGCCGCGACGTGACCACCGGACTGCTCGCCGTGGGGCGGAGCGTGTCGGACTACAGCGTGCAGTACGCCGTCCCCACGCTCACCCCGGAGCGCCTCACCCGTTCCGACGGCAACCAGGAGCCCTACGCCTCCGCCGCCTTCAACGACGCCGACTACCTGGACGTCGACCCCGCGTCGCAGGACCTCGTGCGGTCGCGCACGCAGCAGATCCTCGAGGAGTCCCGGCAGAGCTACGGCCCCCGCACCAGCGCCTACCACAAGGCGATGGTGATCCAGCAGCACCTGCGCTCCCCCGCCTACACCTACAGCCTCACCCTCGCCCCCCTCACCCCGGAGGAGGAGGCGCAGGGGGTCTCCTCCGCCGACGCGGTGTCCCACTTCCTGCTGACCCGACGGGGCTACTGCACGCAGTTCTCCACCGCCATGGTCATGATGGCGCGGTCCGAGGGGATCCCTGCCCGGGTCGTGTTCGGCTTCCTCCCGGGCACCCAGCAGGCCCGGGGCGAGCGGATCGTGCGCGCCGCCGACGCCCACGCCTGGCCCGAGCTGTTCATCTCCGGGGTCGGCTGGACCCGGTTCGAGCCCACCCCTGGTGGCCGGTCCGGGCTCCCGCCCGCCTGGGCCGAGCCGCCGGCGGCCACCCCCACCCCGACCGCCTCCAGCGCCGCGGCCCCGAGCACCGCGGCCCGGCCCACCCCGACCGCCACCGCCACGACCACGGCAGCCGCCGCGCCCGGCGTCGGCGACCAGCTGCGGTCGTGGTTCACGCCAGGCCGGGTCGCCACCCTGGCGGTCCTGCTCGCCCTGGCGCTGCTGCTCTCGTTGCTGCCGTTGCGGGCCGCCGCGGTCCGCCGGGGCCGGCTGCGTCGCGCCTCAGGCCCCGCTGCCGCCGTGGAGGCCCACTGGACCACGCTGGCCGAGCAGCTCGGTGATCTCGGTATGCCGCCACCGCAGGGCCACACCCCGCGGATGCTCCGGGACCACTACACCGCCTACCCGCTGCTGGGGGACGACGGCAAGCGCGCGCTGGTGCGTGTCCTCAGCACCGTCGAACGTGCCCGCTACGCGCCCCCCGGGGCCTCGGCCTCCCCGACCCAGGTCGAGGCGGACGCCCGCACCGCGAGGAAGGCCGTGGCCCGCAGCCGCACCTGGACCGAGCGCCTCCGCGCCGCGCTCCTGCCCACCGCCGGCCGCCACTGA
- a CDS encoding SufE family protein, whose amino-acid sequence MTVLPHDPSSDTPHLPEALLELVQDLADLSPTERMDLLTELADELPPPPPQLAGDPGFERVEECQSPVNVLAQVRDETVSMHVEAPPSATATRALAAILREGVDGEPVAAVLALPADLPLRLGLEGTVSPLRLGGMAGMLARVQRQVRTATR is encoded by the coding sequence GTGACCGTCTTACCCCACGACCCCAGCTCGGACACCCCGCACCTGCCCGAGGCGCTGCTCGAGCTCGTGCAGGACCTCGCCGACCTGTCCCCGACGGAGCGCATGGACCTGCTCACGGAGCTGGCCGACGAGCTGCCCCCGCCCCCGCCTCAGCTGGCCGGGGACCCCGGTTTCGAGCGGGTCGAGGAGTGCCAGTCCCCCGTCAACGTGCTCGCGCAGGTGCGCGACGAGACCGTCTCGATGCACGTCGAGGCGCCCCCCTCGGCCACGGCGACGCGCGCGCTGGCGGCGATCCTGCGGGAGGGGGTGGACGGTGAGCCCGTCGCGGCCGTCCTGGCCCTGCCGGCCGACCTCCCGCTCCGGCTCGGCCTGGAGGGCACCGTGTCGCCGCTCCGCCTGGGCGGCATGGCCGGGATGCTGGCGAGGGTGCAGCGCCAGGTGCGCACGGCGACCCGGTGA
- a CDS encoding DNA polymerase has protein sequence MTGAPGDAPGSVLGGVLAIAVAQGHGVVLDETGAVVVPPAPLAALVEQVRALEASRRPRWVWWRARETARPLVEAGVHLARCWDVGEVHRLLAGGAAADPGSAWAWTHRLDPGAQPVASEPDLFAFGTDVPAQDPEALTTPEGYLRPDAVASTWQAAPQAGPHRLVDWARAALHVARAQQALVTEAPQPGSAGGSRRDPRRLLGTALSESAAALLCVELEVGGLPVDRQAVTELITAAAGPRPRDEAEAIGIRARRDQAVLAHVPGRERTDLRNPLQVKDLLATVGVHVDNTRKWTLAAHRGSHPVVEALLTWRKAERIATTYGWHWLDQHVGPDDRLRGEWTACDGGAGRMTAASGLHNLPAELRPAVAAASGHVLVRADLGQIEPRVLAAVARDAAFAEATQADDLYSPVGTELGVERPVAKVAVLAAMYGQTSGSAGEALKRLDRAYPTAMAYLHRAYDAGVRGDPVVTWGGRLVPMWQGELSEGQRSARGRFARNAVIQGAAAELFKAWAATVRAGGRPLGAEIVLCLHDELLVHVPAEHADAAVALVHRSLDEAARRWTGTDRVRFVADVSVVRRWSEAKG, from the coding sequence GTGACCGGGGCCCCTGGTGACGCGCCCGGCAGCGTCCTCGGCGGCGTCCTCGCGATCGCGGTGGCGCAGGGTCACGGCGTGGTGCTGGACGAGACGGGCGCGGTCGTCGTGCCCCCCGCCCCGCTGGCGGCGCTGGTCGAGCAGGTCCGCGCCCTGGAGGCGTCCCGCCGCCCACGCTGGGTCTGGTGGCGGGCGCGGGAGACCGCGCGGCCGCTGGTGGAGGCCGGCGTGCACCTGGCCCGCTGCTGGGACGTAGGCGAGGTGCACCGGCTGCTCGCGGGCGGCGCGGCCGCCGACCCGGGGTCCGCGTGGGCGTGGACGCACCGCCTGGACCCCGGCGCCCAGCCCGTCGCGAGCGAGCCGGACCTGTTCGCCTTCGGCACCGACGTGCCCGCCCAGGACCCGGAGGCACTGACGACCCCGGAGGGCTACCTGCGCCCGGACGCCGTGGCCAGCACGTGGCAGGCCGCCCCGCAGGCCGGCCCCCACCGCCTGGTGGACTGGGCCCGGGCCGCCCTCCACGTCGCCCGGGCCCAGCAGGCCCTCGTCACCGAGGCGCCCCAGCCTGGCTCCGCGGGCGGGAGCCGGCGCGACCCCCGGCGGCTGCTCGGGACCGCGCTGTCGGAGTCCGCCGCGGCGCTGCTGTGCGTCGAGCTCGAGGTCGGAGGGCTGCCGGTGGACCGCCAGGCCGTCACCGAGCTGATCACGGCCGCAGCCGGGCCGCGGCCCCGCGACGAGGCGGAGGCGATCGGCATACGGGCTCGACGGGACCAGGCGGTGCTCGCCCACGTGCCCGGCCGCGAGCGGACCGACCTGCGCAACCCGCTGCAGGTCAAGGACCTGCTGGCCACCGTCGGGGTGCACGTCGACAACACCCGCAAGTGGACCCTCGCGGCCCACCGCGGCTCCCACCCGGTCGTCGAGGCGCTGCTCACGTGGCGCAAGGCGGAGCGGATCGCCACGACCTACGGCTGGCACTGGCTGGACCAGCACGTGGGACCGGACGACCGGCTGCGCGGGGAGTGGACCGCCTGCGACGGAGGAGCAGGCCGTATGACGGCCGCGAGCGGCCTCCACAACCTGCCTGCCGAGCTGCGGCCCGCCGTGGCCGCCGCTTCCGGGCACGTGCTGGTCCGCGCAGACCTCGGCCAGATCGAGCCGCGGGTGCTGGCGGCGGTGGCGCGGGACGCGGCGTTCGCGGAGGCGACGCAGGCCGACGACCTCTACTCCCCCGTCGGCACCGAGCTCGGCGTCGAGCGGCCGGTGGCCAAGGTGGCGGTGCTCGCGGCGATGTACGGCCAGACCTCGGGATCGGCGGGCGAGGCGCTCAAACGGCTGGACCGGGCCTACCCGACGGCGATGGCCTACCTGCACCGCGCCTACGACGCCGGGGTCCGCGGCGACCCGGTGGTGACCTGGGGCGGGCGGCTCGTGCCGATGTGGCAGGGCGAGCTGTCGGAGGGGCAGCGCTCGGCCCGGGGGAGGTTCGCGCGCAACGCGGTGATCCAGGGGGCGGCGGCCGAGCTCTTCAAGGCGTGGGCGGCCACCGTGCGGGCCGGCGGACGCCCGCTGGGGGCCGAGATCGTGCTGTGCCTGCACGACGAGCTGCTGGTGCACGTCCCGGCCGAGCACGCGGACGCCGCCGTCGCGCTGGTGCACCGCAGCCTGGACGAGGCCGCGCGCCGCTGGACCGGGACCGACCGGGTGCGTTTCGTCGCGGACGTCAGCGTGGTGCGGCGGTGGTCGGAGGCCAAGGGCTGA
- a CDS encoding DUF4192 domain-containing protein, translating into MTTTPTAPTAATTTVSVRDTGQLAVVVPHLLGFHPADSLVVLGMERGRTPSGKPTIGATTRVDLPAVMSDVETVWEVLQERLLPRCPDLVLLAYVPGTGGVEDPRSVAAEGLLGAIRDLIEAHPRTSLLDAAVVGEGSWRPLRCGDERCCPATLVPLPQPEQVRAVADLVLKGRGALADREALVALVRPRPDDPRSRELRRLLHPGDAFGLGAGATALPPSQPVGLGPGLDAWRVLLGLRGEAPADGWSAERVIDAVRVIADKEVRDGVLTWLVPDLLAPGMLDPEVGDACLLHLGTPLSEALSDHETREGVLDRLLDLCPLLPAPEAASVLTLTGLVAWSLGNLTLATEALERALVADPGYTVARLSLAPVLQHLRYQDFVVARDEAPGLQGRTRRRGRRGRRMG; encoded by the coding sequence ATGACGACCACACCCACCGCCCCCACCGCCGCCACCACCACCGTCTCCGTCCGCGACACCGGCCAGCTCGCCGTCGTCGTGCCCCATCTGCTGGGCTTCCACCCGGCGGACAGCCTCGTGGTCCTCGGCATGGAGCGAGGCCGCACGCCCTCGGGCAAGCCGACCATCGGCGCCACCACCCGGGTCGACCTCCCCGCCGTCATGAGCGACGTCGAGACGGTGTGGGAGGTCCTGCAGGAGAGGTTGCTGCCGCGCTGCCCGGATCTGGTGCTGCTGGCCTACGTGCCCGGCACGGGCGGGGTGGAGGACCCCCGGTCGGTGGCCGCCGAGGGTCTCCTCGGCGCCATCCGCGACCTGATCGAGGCCCATCCCCGCACCTCCCTGCTCGACGCCGCCGTCGTCGGCGAAGGATCCTGGCGCCCGCTGCGGTGCGGCGACGAGCGCTGCTGCCCGGCCACGCTCGTCCCGCTCCCGCAGCCGGAGCAGGTGCGAGCGGTGGCCGACCTGGTGCTCAAGGGGCGGGGGGCGCTCGCCGACCGCGAGGCGCTGGTCGCCCTGGTGCGGCCCCGCCCCGACGACCCACGAAGCCGCGAGCTGCGGCGCCTGCTGCACCCGGGCGACGCATTCGGCCTGGGAGCGGGGGCGACCGCCCTGCCCCCGTCGCAGCCGGTCGGGCTCGGCCCCGGGCTGGACGCCTGGCGGGTCCTGCTTGGCCTCCGTGGCGAGGCGCCTGCCGACGGCTGGTCCGCCGAGCGGGTCATCGACGCCGTGCGGGTGATCGCCGACAAGGAGGTCCGTGACGGTGTGCTCACCTGGCTGGTGCCCGACCTGTTGGCGCCAGGGATGCTCGACCCCGAGGTCGGCGACGCCTGCCTGCTCCACCTCGGCACCCCGCTGAGCGAGGCGCTCTCGGACCACGAGACCCGCGAGGGCGTGCTCGACCGGCTGCTCGACCTGTGCCCGCTCCTGCCGGCCCCCGAGGCGGCCTCCGTGCTCACGCTCACCGGCCTGGTCGCCTGGTCCCTCGGTAACCTGACGCTGGCGACCGAGGCCCTGGAGCGGGCGCTCGTCGCCGACCCCGGCTACACCGTCGCGCGCCTGTCCCTCGCCCCGGTCCTGCAGCACCTGCGCTACCAGGACTTCGTGGTGGCCCGCGACGAGGCGCCCGGCCTGCAGGGCCGCACCCGCCGACGGGGGCGGCGTGGTCGGCGGATGGGATAG
- a CDS encoding DUF1232 domain-containing protein, with protein MAARTNRIGVLRTFTSAVRTARRPGSAGLLTRVRSLPRLARAVGNGEYHGTSMGSLVALAAAVAYVVSPVDLLPEGVLSVFGLGDDTLVLAWAAAHLVTVTEDFLGWERSGGRAAPGDPATVTVPSHVVR; from the coding sequence ATGGCTGCCCGTACCAACCGCATCGGGGTGCTGCGCACCTTCACCTCGGCCGTGCGCACCGCCCGGCGTCCCGGATCCGCCGGCCTGCTGACGCGGGTGCGCTCCTTGCCGCGGCTGGCCCGTGCGGTGGGCAACGGCGAGTACCACGGCACGAGCATGGGGTCGCTGGTGGCGCTCGCGGCGGCGGTCGCCTACGTCGTGAGCCCCGTGGACCTGCTCCCCGAGGGCGTCCTGTCGGTCTTCGGCCTCGGTGACGACACGCTCGTGCTGGCGTGGGCCGCTGCGCACCTGGTCACCGTCACGGAGGACTTCCTGGGCTGGGAGCGCAGCGGCGGCCGCGCCGCGCCGGGCGACCCGGCGACGGTCACGGTCCCGAGCCACGTCGTGCGCTGA
- a CDS encoding PAC2 family protein, giving the protein MQDPTGLYRFETDCDPHHLRASSLVVAMGAFIDAGHTGRLIADHLLATLDHSVIASFDVDQMLDYRGRRPAMTFDRDRYTSYDDPAIVLYRVLDSDGTPFLLLTGPEPDYQWERMVEAVRGLVRAFGVTLTVGVHGIPMGVPHTRPIGVTQHASNPALIPDNTPVFGEVQVPASFAALLELRLGESGYDTIGYSLHVPHYLAQTDFADAALTGLRAVAGATGLALPTAELAAVAGVNREAIDSEIGDNEEVLQVVRALEGQYDQWTRGLDRPSLLAPSPEELPTADEIGAEFEQFLRTHDRGPGA; this is encoded by the coding sequence GTGCAGGACCCGACGGGTCTCTACCGCTTCGAGACCGACTGCGACCCGCACCACCTGCGCGCGTCGTCGCTGGTCGTGGCCATGGGTGCCTTCATCGACGCCGGCCACACCGGCCGGCTGATCGCCGACCACCTGCTCGCCACCCTGGACCACTCCGTCATCGCGTCCTTCGACGTCGACCAGATGCTCGACTACCGGGGCCGCCGTCCCGCGATGACCTTCGACCGCGACCGCTACACCTCCTACGACGACCCGGCGATCGTGCTCTACCGCGTGCTCGACTCCGACGGCACCCCCTTCCTGCTGCTGACCGGCCCCGAGCCCGACTACCAGTGGGAGCGGATGGTGGAGGCGGTACGCGGGCTGGTGCGCGCCTTCGGCGTGACGCTGACCGTGGGCGTGCACGGCATCCCCATGGGCGTGCCCCACACCCGCCCTATCGGCGTGACCCAGCACGCCTCCAACCCCGCGCTGATCCCGGACAACACCCCCGTCTTCGGCGAGGTGCAGGTGCCCGCGTCCTTCGCGGCGCTGCTGGAGCTGCGGCTCGGGGAGTCCGGCTACGACACCATCGGCTACTCGCTGCACGTGCCGCACTACCTGGCGCAGACCGACTTCGCCGACGCAGCGCTGACCGGGCTGCGGGCCGTGGCCGGCGCCACCGGGCTGGCCCTGCCCACCGCCGAGCTGGCCGCCGTCGCGGGCGTCAACCGGGAGGCCATCGACTCCGAGATCGGCGACAACGAGGAGGTGCTGCAGGTCGTGCGGGCCCTGGAGGGGCAGTACGACCAGTGGACCCGCGGGCTCGACCGACCCAGCCTGCTCGCTCCCTCGCCGGAAGAGCTGCCGACGGCCGACGAGATCGGCGCGGAGTTCGAGCAGTTCCTGCGCACCCACGACCGCGGGCCGGGGGCCTGA
- a CDS encoding universal stress protein — protein sequence MTIVVGLVATPEGRAALERAGQEALVRAVPLLLVETGRQADADSLAAMEELVAQVVSQVEEAGLTVERRSPGGKDLAEQLVGVAEATEASCLVIGLRRRSPVGKLILGSSAQRILLDATCPVLTVKPSSR from the coding sequence ATGACCATCGTCGTCGGCCTCGTGGCCACGCCCGAGGGCAGGGCAGCGCTCGAGCGCGCCGGCCAGGAGGCTCTGGTCCGCGCGGTGCCCCTGCTGCTCGTGGAGACCGGGCGCCAGGCCGACGCCGACAGCCTCGCCGCCATGGAGGAGCTGGTGGCGCAGGTGGTCTCGCAGGTCGAGGAGGCGGGGCTGACCGTCGAGCGGCGTTCCCCGGGTGGCAAGGACCTCGCGGAGCAGCTCGTCGGGGTGGCGGAGGCGACCGAGGCCAGCTGCCTGGTGATCGGGCTGCGCCGCCGGTCCCCGGTGGGCAAGCTCATCCTGGGCTCCAGCGCGCAGCGCATCCTCCTGGACGCCACCTGCCCGGTCCTCACCGTGAAGCCGTCCTCCCGCTGA